Proteins encoded by one window of Dokdonella sp.:
- a CDS encoding DUF3297 family protein — MTDTLPDRLSVDPRSPYYDADLLERPIGVRFNGRERHDVEEYCVSEGWIRVAAGRARDRRGQPMTVKLKGEVVPHFLGDEGGTAQ, encoded by the coding sequence ATGACCGACACCCTGCCCGACCGCCTCAGCGTCGACCCGCGCAGCCCGTATTACGACGCCGACCTGCTCGAACGCCCGATCGGCGTGCGCTTCAACGGCCGTGAACGTCACGACGTCGAGGAATACTGCGTCAGCGAAGGCTGGATTCGCGTCGCCGCCGGCCGCGCCCGCGACCGCCGCGGCCAGCCGATGACGGTCAAGTTGAAGGGCGAAGTGGTGCCGCATTTCCTTGGCGACGAAGGTGGCACGGCGCAATAG